Proteins encoded in a region of the Ancylobacter sp. SL191 genome:
- a CDS encoding N-formylglutamate amidohydrolase produces MRRLPTHDPAQPLDEPLDPRLSPDAGQMKGPDDLPPVERLAGDPATGLILLCDHASNALPPGYGSLGLPAEQLARHIGYDIGAAGVTRQLAQRLGCPAVLSCFSRLLIDPNRGEDDPTLVMRISDGAIIPGNRHADAAEIERRIARFHRPYHDAIATEIDTALAAGVIPTILSMHSFTPVWRGLARPWHAAVLWDADPRFTRELIEALEAPGDLIVGDNEPYDGALKGDCLYRHATRRGLASTLLEVRQDLIADEDGQEAWAERLAGLLPAILQGEALHRIEWHGSRTGPVAPIYPPDTLA; encoded by the coding sequence ATGCGCCGCCTCCCGACGCACGACCCCGCCCAGCCCCTCGACGAGCCGCTCGATCCGCGTCTCTCGCCCGATGCCGGGCAGATGAAGGGGCCGGACGACCTCCCGCCTGTCGAACGCCTTGCCGGCGATCCGGCTACCGGGCTGATCTTGCTGTGCGACCACGCCTCCAACGCCCTGCCGCCCGGCTACGGATCGCTCGGCCTGCCGGCGGAGCAGCTCGCCCGCCATATCGGCTACGATATCGGCGCCGCCGGCGTGACGCGCCAGCTCGCCCAGCGCCTCGGCTGCCCGGCGGTGCTCTCCTGTTTCTCCCGCCTCTTGATCGACCCCAATCGCGGCGAGGACGACCCGACACTGGTGATGCGCATTTCGGACGGCGCCATCATCCCCGGCAACCGCCATGCCGACGCGGCGGAGATCGAGCGGCGCATCGCCCGCTTCCATCGCCCCTATCACGATGCGATCGCCACGGAGATCGACACGGCGCTGGCGGCGGGCGTCATCCCGACCATCCTCTCCATGCACAGCTTCACCCCCGTGTGGCGCGGCCTCGCCCGCCCCTGGCACGCCGCCGTGCTGTGGGACGCCGATCCGCGCTTTACCCGCGAGCTGATCGAGGCGCTGGAAGCACCGGGCGACCTCATCGTCGGCGACAACGAGCCCTATGACGGCGCGCTCAAGGGCGATTGCCTCTACCGCCACGCCACGCGGCGAGGGCTCGCCAGCACGCTGCTGGAAGTCCGCCAGGATCTCATCGCCGATGAGGACGGGCAGGAGGCATGGGCCGAGCGGCTCGCCGGCCTGCTCCCGGCGATCCTCCAGGGGGAGGCGCTGCACCGCATCGAGTGGCATGGCTCGCGCACCGGCCCGGTCGCGCCTATCTATCCGCCAGACACGCTCGCCTGA
- the miaA gene encoding tRNA (adenosine(37)-N6)-dimethylallyltransferase MiaA encodes MTTKAERPRAVLIAGPTASGKSALALELAERVGGVVINADSMQVYRDLRVLTARPTVEEEARAPHRLYGHVDGAADYSVAHWLEEARAAIIEAETSGQLPIVIGGTGLYFKALTQGLAPMPSIPAEVRARVRGLDLPAPELHARLMAVDPQTAGRLRPSDTQRLMRALEVFEATGRPLAQWQAERASEPVLPGDDALKLFLATDRTALRDAIARRFHLMMEAGALEEARALLARGLPEDRTILKAHGVPWFARHLAGEIELEAAIEGGILDTRRYAKRQDTWFRHQLEGWTALPKAEVQVLLREVFP; translated from the coding sequence GTGACGACAAAGGCGGAGCGCCCGCGCGCGGTGCTTATTGCAGGGCCGACCGCGAGCGGCAAGTCGGCGCTGGCGCTGGAACTGGCCGAACGGGTCGGCGGCGTGGTCATCAATGCCGACTCCATGCAGGTCTATCGCGACCTGCGCGTGCTCACCGCCCGCCCCACCGTGGAGGAGGAGGCGCGCGCGCCACACCGCCTCTACGGCCATGTGGACGGGGCCGCCGACTACTCGGTTGCGCACTGGCTGGAGGAGGCTCGCGCGGCCATCATTGAGGCCGAGACGTCCGGGCAATTGCCCATCGTGATCGGCGGCACGGGCCTCTATTTCAAGGCGCTGACGCAGGGGCTGGCGCCCATGCCGTCGATTCCTGCCGAGGTGCGGGCGCGGGTGCGCGGGCTCGACCTGCCGGCACCGGAGCTCCACGCCAGGCTGATGGCGGTGGATCCGCAGACGGCGGGGCGGCTGCGCCCGTCCGACACGCAGCGGCTGATGCGGGCGCTGGAGGTGTTCGAGGCGACCGGCCGCCCGCTGGCGCAGTGGCAGGCGGAGCGGGCGAGCGAGCCGGTGCTGCCCGGGGATGATGCGCTGAAGCTCTTTCTCGCCACCGACCGCACGGCGCTGCGCGACGCCATTGCCCGCCGCTTCCACCTGATGATGGAGGCGGGCGCGCTGGAGGAGGCGCGAGCCCTGCTGGCGCGGGGCCTGCCCGAGGACCGCACCATCCTCAAGGCGCATGGCGTGCCGTGGTTCGCGCGCCATCTCGCGGGTGAGATCGAGCTTGAGGCGGCGATCGAGGGCGGCATTCTCGACACGCGCCGCTATGCCAAGCGGCAGGACACCTGGTTCCGCCATCAACTGGAGGGCTGGACCGCGCTGCCAAAGGCGGAAGTGCAGGTGCTTCTGCGGGAGGTCTTCCCTTAA
- the purE gene encoding 5-(carboxyamino)imidazole ribonucleotide mutase — protein MSDQTAGDARPIAIIMGSQSDWETMRHAAETLEALGIGHDCLIVSAHRTPDRMFSFAKGARAAGYKAIIAGAGGAAHLPGMVAALTSLPVFGVPVESKALSGLDSLYSIVQMPAGIPVGTLAIGKAGATNAGLLAAAVLAITDTALAERLDAWRAARTAAVTERPV, from the coding sequence ATGAGCGACCAGACGGCAGGCGACGCGCGCCCGATCGCCATCATCATGGGCAGCCAGTCCGACTGGGAGACCATGCGCCACGCCGCCGAGACGCTGGAAGCGCTCGGCATCGGCCATGACTGCCTGATCGTCTCGGCCCACCGCACCCCGGACCGCATGTTCAGCTTCGCGAAGGGCGCCCGCGCCGCCGGCTACAAGGCGATCATCGCCGGCGCCGGCGGTGCCGCGCATCTGCCGGGCATGGTGGCGGCGCTCACCAGCCTGCCGGTGTTCGGCGTGCCGGTCGAATCCAAGGCGCTCTCCGGCCTCGACAGCCTCTATTCCATCGTGCAGATGCCCGCCGGCATTCCGGTGGGCACGCTCGCCATCGGCAAGGCCGGCGCGACCAATGCCGGGCTGCTCGCCGCCGCCGTGCTCGCCATCACCGACACCGCGCTCGCCGAGCGCCTCGACGCGTGGCGCGCCGCCCGCACCGCCGCCGTCACGGAGCGCCCCGTCTGA
- a CDS encoding glycerate kinase type-2 family protein yields MSDTSARAFLDKLFTAAVAAAHPSTCLPPVLPPAPAKGRLILLAAGKAAGSMLEVAEQHYLDAGLDPARLAGIGVARHGYGRPTRRLEMVEAGHPVPDAAGLAGAQKAIDLAASATADDLVLVLLSGGASANWIAPAHGVDLDDKRSLTRALLRSGANITEINTVRKHLSRIKGGRLAALSQPARVVTLAISDVPGDDPAVIGSGPTVPDPSTLADARAVLARYTIEPPASIAAALQDAANESPKPGDAAFANAAYHLIARPVDSFIATERLVREAGLEPILLGDNLEGEAREVAAAQATRARELKAAGKRAVLLSGGELTVTMRGQGRGGPNQEFALALAVALDGAAGIYAVAGDTDGTDGGGGDATDPAGAYVVPDTLARARAAGLDPAAFLANNDSTGFFEPLGDLLTPGPTCTNVNDFRAVFIDS; encoded by the coding sequence ATGAGCGACACGTCGGCGCGTGCCTTTCTGGACAAGCTGTTTACCGCTGCGGTGGCGGCGGCCCATCCCTCGACCTGCCTGCCCCCCGTGCTGCCGCCGGCCCCGGCCAAGGGCCGCCTGATCCTGCTCGCCGCCGGCAAGGCCGCCGGCTCGATGCTGGAAGTCGCCGAACAGCATTATCTCGATGCGGGGCTCGATCCCGCGCGCCTCGCCGGCATCGGCGTCGCCCGCCATGGCTATGGCCGCCCGACCCGGCGGCTGGAGATGGTCGAGGCCGGTCATCCGGTGCCGGATGCGGCGGGCCTTGCCGGCGCGCAGAAGGCGATCGACCTCGCCGCCTCCGCGACCGCGGATGATCTGGTGCTGGTGCTGCTCTCGGGCGGCGCCTCGGCGAACTGGATCGCCCCGGCCCATGGCGTCGATCTCGACGACAAGCGCTCGCTGACCCGCGCTTTGCTGCGCTCGGGCGCCAACATCACCGAGATCAACACGGTGCGTAAGCATCTCTCGCGCATCAAGGGCGGGCGTCTCGCGGCGCTGTCGCAGCCCGCGCGGGTGGTGACGCTCGCCATCTCCGACGTGCCGGGCGACGATCCCGCGGTGATCGGCTCCGGCCCCACCGTGCCCGATCCCTCGACGCTGGCGGACGCCCGCGCCGTGCTGGCGCGCTACACTATCGAACCGCCAGCCTCGATCGCGGCGGCGCTGCAGGATGCGGCGAACGAATCGCCCAAGCCCGGCGACGCGGCCTTCGCGAACGCCGCGTACCACCTCATCGCCCGCCCGGTGGATTCCTTCATCGCCACCGAGCGCCTGGTGCGCGAGGCGGGGCTGGAGCCGATCCTGCTCGGGGACAATCTGGAAGGCGAGGCCCGCGAGGTCGCCGCCGCGCAGGCTACCAGGGCGCGCGAGCTGAAGGCCGCCGGCAAGCGGGCCGTCCTCCTCTCGGGTGGCGAGCTCACCGTCACCATGCGCGGCCAGGGCCGGGGCGGCCCGAACCAGGAATTCGCGCTGGCGCTCGCCGTCGCGCTCGACGGCGCGGCCGGCATCTATGCGGTGGCCGGCGATACGGACGGCACCGATGGCGGCGGCGGCGATGCCACCGATCCCGCCGGCGCCTATGTCGTGCCGGATACGCTGGCGCGCGCCCGCGCCGCTGGTCTCGATCCTGCCGCCTTTCTCGCCAATAACGATTCCACGGGGTTCTTCGAACCTCTGGGCGATCTTCTGACGCCGGGCCCCACCTGCACCAACGTCAATGATTTCCGCGCCGTTTTCATCGACAGCTAA
- a CDS encoding DUF1036 domain-containing protein, whose product MISAPFSSTAKPNPSRCRRARARVLLAAGVLPVLAATLAPSPAAADFRLCNRSSSRVGIALGYKDGNSWATEGWWNIGANSCETLLRGDLVARYYYVYAIDYDLGGEWSGKAYMCTREKEFTIRGIADCLARGYDRTGFFEVDTQEQKSWTVQLTEPQRSAAPAPGDGRATPPAPPKKP is encoded by the coding sequence ATGATTTCCGCGCCGTTTTCATCGACAGCTAAGCCGAACCCCTCCCGCTGCCGGCGGGCGCGGGCGCGCGTGCTGTTGGCGGCGGGCGTGCTGCCGGTGCTTGCCGCGACGCTGGCGCCGTCGCCGGCTGCCGCCGATTTCCGCCTGTGCAACCGCTCCTCCAGCCGCGTCGGCATCGCGCTCGGCTACAAGGACGGCAATAGCTGGGCGACCGAGGGCTGGTGGAACATCGGTGCCAATAGTTGCGAGACGCTGCTGCGCGGCGATCTGGTCGCGCGCTACTACTATGTCTACGCGATCGACTACGATCTCGGCGGCGAATGGTCCGGCAAGGCCTATATGTGCACCCGCGAGAAGGAGTTCACCATTCGCGGCATCGCCGATTGCCTGGCGCGCGGCTATGACCGCACCGGCTTCTTCGAGGTGGACACGCAGGAGCAGAAGAGCTGGACGGTGCAGCTCACCGAGCCGCAGCGTTCCGCCGCTCCGGCGCCCGGCGATGGCCGCGCCACCCCTCCGGCGCCGCCGAAGAAGCCCTGA
- a CDS encoding 5-(carboxyamino)imidazole ribonucleotide synthase encodes MTRILKPGDTIGILGGGQLARMIALAAAPLGLKTHIFAPEDGSPAFQVADAVTQAAYDDFAALEAFAKAVDVVTYEFENVPVETAAFLAGHVPVHPGARALGITQDRLEEKTFVSRLGIETAPFAEVNDEAQLEAALAEIGRPAVLKTRRFGYDGKGQVIIRAGDDAAAAFAAIGRHPAILEGFVPFEREVSVVAARTEDGRFAAFEVTENEHRHHILHRSTVPADVSPAVVAVSAEIARRIGEALGYVGVFAVEMFLVVVEGTQGVIVNEIAPRVHNSGHWTLDGCETSQFEQHVRAIAGWPLGATDRRGRVEMTNLIGDEADTWHAVLAEPGAHLHLYGKTEARPGRKMGHVTRIFAED; translated from the coding sequence ATGACCCGCATTCTCAAGCCCGGCGACACCATCGGCATTCTCGGCGGGGGTCAGCTCGCCCGCATGATCGCTCTCGCCGCCGCCCCGCTGGGGCTGAAGACGCACATCTTCGCCCCCGAGGATGGCAGCCCGGCCTTTCAGGTCGCCGATGCGGTGACGCAGGCCGCCTATGACGATTTCGCCGCGCTAGAGGCTTTTGCCAAGGCGGTGGACGTCGTCACCTATGAATTCGAGAACGTGCCGGTGGAGACCGCCGCCTTCCTCGCCGGCCATGTGCCCGTGCATCCCGGCGCCCGCGCGCTCGGCATCACGCAGGACCGGCTGGAGGAGAAGACCTTCGTCTCCCGCCTCGGCATCGAGACCGCGCCCTTCGCCGAGGTGAATGACGAGGCCCAGCTCGAGGCCGCGCTGGCCGAGATCGGCCGTCCCGCCGTGCTGAAGACCCGCCGCTTCGGCTATGACGGCAAGGGCCAGGTCATCATCCGCGCGGGTGACGATGCTGCCGCCGCCTTCGCCGCCATCGGCCGTCATCCGGCGATTCTGGAAGGCTTTGTGCCCTTTGAGCGCGAGGTCTCCGTCGTCGCCGCCCGCACCGAGGATGGCCGCTTCGCCGCCTTCGAGGTGACGGAGAACGAGCACCGCCACCACATCCTCCACCGCTCCACCGTGCCGGCCGATGTCTCGCCGGCGGTCGTCGCCGTCTCCGCCGAGATCGCCCGCCGCATCGGCGAGGCGCTCGGTTATGTCGGCGTCTTCGCGGTGGAGATGTTCCTCGTCGTGGTCGAGGGCACGCAGGGTGTCATCGTCAACGAGATCGCCCCGCGCGTTCACAATTCCGGCCACTGGACGCTGGATGGCTGCGAGACCAGCCAGTTCGAGCAGCATGTGCGCGCCATTGCCGGCTGGCCGCTCGGCGCCACCGACCGGCGCGGCCGGGTGGAGATGACCAACCTCATCGGCGACGAGGCCGACACCTGGCACGCAGTGCTGGCCGAGCCCGGCGCGCATCTGCACCTCTATGGCAAGACGGAAGCCCGCCCCGGCCGGAAGATGGGCCACGTCACCCGCATCTTCGCCGAGGACTGA
- a CDS encoding L,D-transpeptidase family protein, which produces MAGRGVTIGVSFEAGRARHLAGTALALLMAGVTLMPLAASAQENSGAAIATERAGNGTGQPVAAFDPGRAGMTSAGQGAALLAALGHDPAPFDINDTRPKTEAPANPAPASAAPADPVTPAPSVGNGAPETGTGTATPAPVTPAAATPAAPATGTSTPATVSAPQAPRPDAGVSERLTALVTDRLSRYAQRPAEQQALAAFYAARNFQPMFVAQGMVTPLGLAALGAFTGAAAEGLNPADYTVPPLPARPDEAALADYELRLAATTLVYARHVQSGRFDPKRISKDVDPSPSVPDPLDVLATVSAAENAGKAYASFAPYYDEYRLLKTQLGRRLAEGAGVVHAPIPAGPSIRPGDRDPRVPLLRARLGIGGAPDDVVYDAYLMEAVRDFQRLAGANPDGIVGRGTLAVLNEGAGDSLDDIIANMERWRWLPHQVAPTYVIVNIPEYMVRIVVNEQTIHETRVVVGKPENQTPLMSEQMQYAVFNPSWNVPPGIIKNEMLPKLQADPYALDRQGIDVVRNGRIIDPGTVDWSRGSQGYAFRQAPGERNALGRMKFMFPNKHSVYLHDTPSRALFARDRRAFSHGCVRVFEPLKFAEVLFSVGLPGDGWSQQRINSLIGGDEKYLNLKQRFPVHLVYFTTYVDAEGQLVSREDIYGINDATKAMLGLNGTRVADRGGVVAPR; this is translated from the coding sequence ATGGCCGGGCGTGGCGTGACTATCGGCGTGAGTTTCGAGGCGGGCCGCGCGCGGCATCTGGCGGGCACGGCGCTCGCGCTGCTGATGGCTGGCGTGACGCTGATGCCGCTCGCCGCGTCGGCGCAGGAGAATTCCGGTGCGGCCATCGCTACCGAGCGCGCCGGCAATGGCACCGGCCAGCCGGTCGCCGCCTTCGATCCCGGCCGCGCCGGCATGACCAGCGCCGGGCAGGGTGCCGCGCTGCTGGCCGCGCTGGGCCATGACCCCGCGCCCTTCGATATCAACGACACCCGTCCGAAGACCGAGGCGCCGGCCAATCCGGCACCCGCCAGCGCGGCCCCGGCCGATCCGGTGACCCCGGCGCCTTCCGTCGGAAATGGCGCGCCGGAGACCGGCACCGGTACGGCGACGCCCGCCCCCGTCACGCCGGCGGCCGCGACCCCGGCCGCTCCGGCCACGGGCACCTCCACCCCGGCGACGGTCAGCGCGCCGCAGGCGCCCCGGCCGGATGCGGGCGTTTCCGAGCGGCTCACCGCGCTCGTCACCGACCGGCTGTCGCGCTACGCCCAGCGCCCGGCCGAGCAGCAGGCGCTTGCCGCGTTTTATGCCGCCCGCAACTTTCAGCCCATGTTCGTCGCGCAGGGCATGGTGACCCCGCTCGGCCTCGCCGCCCTCGGCGCCTTCACCGGCGCGGCGGCGGAAGGGCTGAACCCCGCCGACTACACCGTGCCGCCGCTGCCGGCCCGCCCGGACGAGGCGGCGCTGGCCGATTACGAACTGCGCCTGGCCGCCACCACGCTGGTCTATGCCCGCCATGTGCAGAGCGGGCGCTTCGATCCCAAGCGCATCTCCAAGGATGTCGATCCGAGCCCCTCCGTGCCGGACCCGCTCGACGTCCTCGCCACCGTCTCGGCGGCGGAGAATGCGGGCAAGGCCTATGCGTCCTTCGCCCCGTACTATGACGAGTACCGGCTGCTGAAGACCCAGCTCGGCCGCCGTCTGGCGGAAGGGGCGGGCGTCGTTCACGCGCCGATCCCGGCCGGCCCCTCGATCCGCCCCGGCGACCGCGACCCGCGCGTGCCGCTTCTGCGCGCCCGGCTGGGCATTGGCGGGGCACCGGATGATGTCGTCTACGACGCCTATCTCATGGAAGCGGTGCGGGACTTCCAGCGGCTGGCCGGCGCCAATCCCGATGGCATTGTCGGGCGCGGCACGCTCGCTGTGCTGAACGAAGGCGCGGGCGACAGCCTCGACGACATCATCGCCAACATGGAGCGCTGGCGCTGGCTGCCGCATCAGGTCGCGCCGACCTATGTGATCGTCAACATTCCCGAATACATGGTCCGCATCGTCGTCAACGAGCAGACCATCCATGAGACGCGCGTGGTCGTCGGCAAGCCCGAGAACCAGACGCCGCTGATGTCCGAGCAGATGCAGTACGCGGTGTTCAACCCGTCCTGGAACGTGCCGCCGGGCATCATCAAGAACGAGATGCTGCCCAAGCTGCAGGCCGACCCCTATGCGCTCGACCGCCAGGGCATCGACGTGGTGCGCAACGGGCGCATCATCGATCCGGGCACGGTGGACTGGAGCCGGGGCTCGCAGGGCTATGCGTTCCGGCAGGCGCCGGGCGAGCGCAACGCGCTGGGCCGGATGAAGTTCATGTTCCCCAACAAGCACTCGGTCTATCTGCACGATACGCCGAGCCGCGCGCTGTTCGCCCGCGACCGGCGCGCCTTCAGCCATGGCTGCGTGCGCGTGTTCGAGCCGCTGAAATTTGCCGAGGTGCTGTTCAGCGTCGGCCTGCCCGGCGATGGCTGGAGCCAGCAGCGAATCAACTCGCTCATTGGTGGCGACGAGAAGTACCTGAACCTGAAGCAGCGTTTCCCGGTCCACCTCGTCTATTTCACCACCTATGTGGATGCCGAGGGGCAGCTGGTGTCGCGCGAGGACATTTACGGAATCAACGACGCGACCAAGGCGATGCTCGGGCTCAACGGCACGCGCGTGGCGGATCGTGGCGGAGTCGTGGCGCCGCGGTGA
- a CDS encoding DUF1244 domain-containing protein, with the protein MSDTPAAAAALDAATRTELEAAAFRRLVAHLQTRTDVQNIDLMNLAGFCRNCLGNWYLDAAQQRGLPLTKEESRVAVYGMPYEEWKARHQSEASPEQKAAFKGPGQH; encoded by the coding sequence ATGAGCGACACACCCGCCGCCGCTGCCGCGCTGGACGCGGCCACCCGTACCGAGCTGGAGGCCGCCGCCTTCCGCCGGCTGGTGGCGCATTTGCAGACCCGCACCGACGTGCAGAACATCGACCTGATGAATCTCGCCGGCTTCTGCCGCAACTGCCTCGGCAACTGGTATCTCGACGCGGCCCAGCAGCGCGGCCTGCCCCTCACAAAGGAAGAGAGCCGCGTCGCCGTCTACGGCATGCCCTATGAGGAATGGAAGGCGCGCCACCAGAGCGAGGCGAGCCCGGAGCAGAAGGCCGCCTTCAAGGGACCGGGCCAGCACTGA
- a CDS encoding DUF882 domain-containing protein, with translation MRITSVLRSKRAGKFSAASRAIKTVALTALVTLGSADMLQNAVANGDTRTITLHHVHSGESATVTFKRNGRYDPAALKQLNVLLQDWRRKESTNMDPRLFDIVWEVYRETGATQPIQVIGGYRSPETNSMLRQRSRGVAKTSLHMQGKAMDFYIPGVPLAKIREAGLRLERGGVGFYPTSGSPFVHMDTGGIRHWPRMTRPELARVFPDGKTVHVPADGKPMPGYALALAEVEARGSEPGGAGAAFAGLSGGNDPKRPGAGGKNIFAALFGKDDEEEADTTPAAAPTRQAPAVRAPAPVAVAAADDAEEAPVPANAAPTAAQAVVAAAAPVAVPLPAPHPLGRTVVASAPVATPATAPSGSPALAALAAAVPLPTPRHQPPADATGVQPVVVASAGSFAPLPPARPGEVARGTTPGATVGLPEIIVGSQGSAPPLAYASAAGDMIFPSERLQPGRAPAPRAAATPPTASAAAAPAAAPKPGTAAHNAEMQAEIRRLFSSPTVSRNAVLRTPELRRFAAFVAPPRQVVAGGFTQGASTSLPTTHFAAGAAVVAVPVVAMVSGAAPLKKPL, from the coding sequence GTGCGCATCACATCGGTTCTTCGCAGCAAGCGCGCCGGCAAGTTCTCCGCCGCATCGCGCGCCATCAAGACGGTTGCCCTCACGGCGCTCGTCACTCTCGGCAGTGCCGACATGCTGCAGAACGCGGTGGCCAATGGCGACACGCGAACCATCACGCTACACCATGTCCATTCCGGCGAGAGCGCCACGGTCACCTTCAAGCGCAATGGCCGCTATGACCCGGCGGCGCTGAAGCAGCTCAACGTTCTCCTGCAGGACTGGCGGCGCAAGGAGTCCACCAATATGGACCCGCGCCTGTTCGACATCGTGTGGGAAGTCTATCGCGAGACCGGCGCGACCCAGCCGATCCAGGTGATCGGCGGCTACCGCTCGCCCGAAACCAATTCCATGCTCCGCCAGCGCTCGCGCGGCGTCGCCAAGACCAGCCTGCACATGCAGGGCAAGGCGATGGACTTCTACATTCCCGGCGTGCCGCTGGCGAAGATCCGCGAAGCCGGCCTGCGGCTGGAGCGCGGCGGCGTCGGCTTCTACCCCACCTCCGGCTCGCCCTTCGTGCATATGGACACGGGCGGCATCCGCCACTGGCCGCGCATGACGCGGCCCGAGCTCGCCCGTGTCTTCCCCGATGGCAAGACCGTGCATGTGCCCGCCGATGGCAAGCCGATGCCGGGCTACGCGCTGGCACTGGCCGAGGTCGAGGCGCGCGGTTCCGAGCCCGGTGGTGCCGGGGCGGCCTTTGCCGGCCTGTCCGGTGGCAATGATCCAAAGCGCCCCGGCGCGGGCGGCAAGAACATTTTCGCGGCCCTGTTCGGCAAGGATGACGAGGAGGAGGCGGACACGACCCCGGCCGCCGCGCCGACCCGTCAGGCTCCCGCCGTGCGCGCTCCGGCGCCGGTCGCTGTCGCGGCGGCGGACGATGCCGAGGAAGCCCCAGTGCCCGCCAATGCGGCCCCCACGGCCGCTCAGGCCGTCGTCGCGGCGGCCGCGCCCGTCGCCGTGCCGCTGCCGGCGCCGCACCCGCTCGGCCGCACCGTGGTGGCATCCGCGCCGGTCGCGACGCCCGCCACCGCGCCGTCGGGCTCTCCGGCGCTGGCCGCGCTTGCCGCCGCCGTACCGCTGCCGACGCCGCGCCATCAGCCGCCGGCCGACGCCACCGGGGTCCAGCCCGTCGTCGTCGCCAGCGCCGGCAGCTTCGCGCCGCTGCCGCCGGCCCGGCCGGGCGAGGTCGCGCGCGGCACGACGCCGGGCGCGACGGTCGGTCTTCCCGAGATCATCGTCGGCTCGCAGGGCTCCGCCCCGCCGCTCGCCTATGCCTCCGCCGCCGGCGACATGATCTTCCCGAGCGAGCGCCTTCAGCCCGGCCGCGCGCCGGCGCCGCGCGCCGCCGCCACCCCGCCGACCGCCTCCGCCGCTGCGGCGCCCGCCGCTGCGCCGAAGCCCGGCACGGCCGCGCACAATGCGGAGATGCAGGCGGAAATCCGCCGCCTGTTCAGCAGCCCGACCGTCTCGCGCAACGCCGTGCTGCGCACGCCGGAACTGCGGCGCTTCGCGGCCTTCGTCGCCCCGCCGCGCCAGGTGGTGGCGGGCGGCTTCACGCAGGGTGCGTCGACCAGCCTGCCGACCACCCATTTCGCCGCCGGCGCCGCCGTGGTCGCCGTGCCGGTTGTGGCGATGGTCTCCGGCGCCGCGCCGCTCAAGAAGCCGCTCTGA
- a CDS encoding sulfite oxidase heme-binding subunit YedZ translates to MPFLREPSGKLSPEKIGALLVVLLPLALLAVRALSGGFAPPTPFGAPPGLGGGGLGGGALGGGGALPGEPALGARPLIEVIRFIGDWTIRLLLVTLAVTPARRLFNWPKLLNARRTLGLGAALLLAIHFAVYLVDLGDLGMAAREIVLRIYLTIGFIALLAFAAMASTSWDGAVRRLGGERWKHLHALIYPATALGILHFFMQQKLDVTEPTLMAGLFVWLMGWRLMQRFGRGTGLANLVALAFMAGVLTALLEAGWYLAATGIDPARVLAANLAFSYSIRPAWWVFGAGLAVALASEVALRLRPLPVRRAARA, encoded by the coding sequence ATGCCCTTCCTGCGCGAACCCTCCGGTAAGCTGAGCCCTGAGAAGATCGGCGCGCTGCTCGTCGTACTGCTGCCGCTGGCGCTACTGGCCGTGCGCGCGCTCTCCGGCGGCTTCGCCCCGCCCACCCCCTTCGGCGCTCCTCCCGGTCTGGGTGGTGGCGGACTGGGCGGCGGCGCGCTTGGAGGCGGAGGCGCGCTGCCCGGCGAACCGGCACTCGGCGCCCGTCCGCTCATCGAGGTGATCCGCTTCATCGGCGACTGGACCATCCGCCTGCTGCTCGTCACCCTCGCCGTCACCCCGGCCCGGCGGCTGTTCAACTGGCCGAAGCTTTTGAACGCCCGACGCACGCTCGGCCTTGGCGCGGCGCTGCTGCTCGCCATTCATTTCGCGGTCTATCTGGTCGATCTCGGCGATCTCGGCATGGCGGCGCGGGAGATCGTGCTGCGCATCTATCTCACCATCGGCTTCATCGCCCTCCTCGCCTTCGCCGCGATGGCGTCCACCTCGTGGGATGGCGCGGTGCGCCGGCTTGGCGGCGAGCGCTGGAAGCACCTGCACGCGCTGATCTACCCGGCCACCGCCCTCGGCATCCTGCATTTCTTCATGCAACAGAAGCTCGACGTGACCGAGCCGACGCTGATGGCGGGGCTCTTCGTCTGGCTCATGGGGTGGCGGCTGATGCAGCGCTTTGGACGCGGCACGGGGCTGGCAAACCTCGTGGCTCTCGCCTTTATGGCCGGCGTGCTGACGGCGCTGCTGGAAGCCGGCTGGTATCTCGCCGCGACGGGCATCGACCCCGCCCGCGTGCTCGCCGCCAATCTCGCCTTTTCCTACTCGATCCGCCCGGCCTGGTGGGTGTTCGGCGCCGGCCTCGCGGTCGCGCTCGCCAGCGAGGTGGCACTACGCCTGCGCCCGCTGCCCGTGAGACGGGCGGCGCGGGCTTAA
- a CDS encoding DUF2312 domain-containing protein codes for MSDIPNDQPLSDAAAGFAKEQLKSFIERIERLEEEKKTIAEDIKDVFAEAKGTGFDVKALREILKIRKQDADQRAEHEAIVDLYMQALGMLS; via the coding sequence ATGTCCGACATTCCCAACGACCAGCCGCTGTCCGATGCCGCCGCCGGCTTCGCCAAGGAGCAGCTCAAATCCTTCATCGAGCGCATCGAACGCCTCGAGGAAGAGAAGAAGACCATCGCCGAGGACATCAAGGACGTCTTCGCCGAGGCCAAGGGCACCGGCTTCGACGTCAAGGCGCTGCGCGAGATCCTGAAGATCCGCAAGCAGGATGCCGACCAGCGGGCCGAGCATGAGGCGATCGTCGACCTCTACATGCAGGCGCTGGGCATGCTGAGCTGA